One genomic region from Desulfofalx alkaliphila DSM 12257 encodes:
- a CDS encoding NYN domain-containing protein → MPNYYVIDGYNVIHAWPEFENIRETALDHARDKLISIMANFAAATESHVTVVFDAHLVKSGIEHMEKRFNIKVYYTSQGETADALIERLVGELSLKGRVYVATSDWDEQRIIFGRGAYRLTPKELATLIKRIKKETRRHAATDLPAEDYLENRLQDEVRKKFEQWRRS, encoded by the coding sequence ATGCCTAATTATTATGTAATAGATGGATACAACGTAATTCATGCCTGGCCTGAGTTTGAAAACATCAGAGAGACTGCCCTCGACCATGCCAGGGATAAACTGATTTCCATAATGGCTAACTTTGCCGCTGCCACCGAGAGCCATGTGACGGTGGTGTTTGATGCCCACCTGGTGAAATCCGGGATTGAACATATGGAAAAAAGGTTTAACATAAAAGTCTACTACACTTCCCAGGGTGAGACGGCAGACGCCCTCATTGAAAGATTGGTCGGAGAGTTGTCCCTAAAGGGCAGGGTATACGTGGCCACATCAGACTGGGACGAACAGCGCATAATCTTTGGCCGAGGTGCATATAGATTAACGCCTAAGGAACTGGCAACATTGATAAAGAGGATCAAAAAAGAAACCAGGCGACATGCGGCCACTGATTTACCGGCGGAAGATTATTTGGAGAATAGACTGCAAGATGAGGTAAGGAAAAAATTTGAGCAATGGCGTAGAAGTTAG
- the rlmB gene encoding 23S rRNA (guanosine(2251)-2'-O)-methyltransferase RlmB, whose product MSQDIIAGRNPVREALRAGRTLNKIMVLSGARTAPIREIMDMARSNRVPVQRVDKNHLDKITAGASHQGVVALAAAMNYVDLDHIIDGIKDSPPFLVLLDGIHDPHNLGAIIRTADAAGVHGVVIPQRRAVPLTSTVAKASAGAIEHLPVARVTNLAQTIKKLQDRGFWVVGADMDGQQTHWESPLNGPIALVIGGEGKGLGRLIKERCDLVVKLPMFGNINSLNASVAAALLIYEVVRQRTQGNSHA is encoded by the coding sequence ATGTCTCAAGATATAATTGCAGGCCGCAACCCGGTTAGGGAAGCGCTGCGGGCCGGACGAACCCTGAATAAAATAATGGTGCTGTCCGGGGCCAGAACGGCGCCCATAAGAGAGATAATGGACATGGCCAGGTCCAATCGGGTGCCGGTACAAAGGGTGGACAAAAACCATCTGGACAAAATCACCGCCGGCGCCAGCCACCAGGGGGTGGTGGCGCTGGCGGCAGCGATGAATTATGTTGATCTTGACCATATAATAGACGGAATAAAAGACAGCCCCCCTTTTTTGGTTTTACTGGACGGAATACATGACCCCCATAACCTGGGGGCCATTATACGCACTGCCGATGCAGCCGGTGTACATGGGGTGGTTATACCCCAAAGGCGTGCCGTTCCCTTGACCTCAACGGTGGCAAAGGCATCGGCGGGCGCCATAGAACACCTGCCGGTGGCCAGGGTAACAAACCTGGCCCAGACCATTAAAAAGTTACAGGACAGGGGTTTTTGGGTTGTGGGTGCTGACATGGACGGGCAGCAAACACACTGGGAGTCGCCGCTGAACGGGCCCATTGCCTTGGTAATCGGTGGTGAAGGAAAGGGTTTGGGCAGGCTAATAAAAGAACGCTGCGACCTGGTTGTCAAGCTGCCCATGTTTGGCAATATCAACTCACTAAATGCGTCCGTGGCAGCGGCATTACTAATTTATGAGGTGGTGCGCCAGCGCACCCAAGGTAACAGCCATGCCTAA